A genomic window from Nicotiana sylvestris chromosome 11, ASM39365v2, whole genome shotgun sequence includes:
- the LOC138881017 gene encoding uncharacterized protein, which produces MLSNSHTSKVFVEHVRGNIQVSASSGFMVATIVEIGHIKASCPKLRRNFSCGSTRPSSSSATAVAPLQTRGSHNHNGHRAGRGADQVTQRGGQPRLFATLDRQSAEASVEVITCILLVCSHNAYAIMDPGSTFSYVTPYFAINLGLEPEQLRESFLVSTPVGESVKVTRVYRVCIVSVQGRNTKANLIELEMVDFDVIMGMDWLSSCYAMLEYHAKIVRFQFPNEEVLEWKGSSTSLVGKFISCLKAQRMIGKGCLAYLAHIINPESEPPTLQSVPVVREFPEVFPYDLPGLPPERIIDFGIDLMPGTQPISIPPYKMAPAELNELREQLKDLLDKGFIRSSVSPWGAPVLFVKKKDGSLRMCVDYR; this is translated from the coding sequence ATGCTGAGCAACAGTCACACCAGCAAAGTCTTTGTGGAACATGTAAGAGGCAACATTCAGGTCAGTGCAAGCTCGGGTTTCATGGTTGCTACCATTGTGGAGATTGGTCATATAAAGGCCAGCTGCCCAAAGTTGCGACGTAATTTCAGTTGTGGATCAACTCGTCCTTCTAGTTCCTCAGCTACTGCAGTTGCACCCCTTCAGACTCGTGGTTCTCATAATCATAACGGGCATAGAGCAGGCAGAGGTGCAGACCAAGTTACTCAGAGAGGGGGACAACCCCGTTTGTTTGCTACACTTGATCGTCAGAGTGCAGAAGCATCTGTAGAAGTTATTACATGTATACTTTTAGTCTGCTCACATAATGCTTATGCCATAATGGATCCAGGTTCAACATTTTCATATGTgactccatactttgcaattaaccTCGGACTAGAACCTGAACAACTTCGTGAGTCGTTCCTAGTATCTACTCCAGTTGGCGAGTCAGTGAAAGTCACCAGAGTCTATAGAGTTTGTATAGTTTCGGTCCAAGGCCGTAACACTAAAGCCAATCTCATAGAGttagaaatggtggattttgatgtgatcatgggtatggactggttgtcttcCTGCTATGCGATGTTAGAATatcatgccaagatagtcaggttccaatttccaaatgaagaagtcttagagtggaagggtagttcaacatcgcttgtaggtaagtttatttcttGTCTTAAGGCACAGCGAATGATCGGTAAGGGGTGTCTCGCCTATTTGGCTCACATCATTAATCCAGAATCAGAACCACCAACTCTTCAGTCTGTGCCAGTTGTTAGAGAATTTCCAGAAGTTTTCCCATATGACCTTCCCGGACTTCCTCCCGAAAGAATCATAGACTTCGGCATTGATCtcatgccaggcactcagcccatatctataccTCCTTATAAGATGGCTCCAGCAGAACTTAATGAGTTGAGAGAACAGTTGAAAGACCTTCTTGACAAGGGTTTCATCAGATCGAGTGTTTCACCGTGGGGTGCCCCGGTCCTATTtgtcaagaagaaagatgggtctctcagaatgtgtgtcgactatcggtag
- the LOC104229589 gene encoding uncharacterized protein isoform X2 — protein MCLMKCHMDFSPEQKRNILLLQQRAKAQKQMLMSHFVPELDDYQSPKVFDAMLYSCCPNLLVDAQSDAPIDIPDLEATGPTSSEVQQFDKSVHRDMSERYVTASSLDRGSSEQHIDCETWDDLYLADFFMERETIVNLYLANFFTENEDEIPPGEMPSNETILDVEHGKDEGILMMVSVPHIAFSMKFDNTYKDYSTIVVVNFKEYISSPSIKWVIQ, from the exons ATGTGTTTGATGAAATGTCACATGGACTTTTCGCCAGAACAGAAGAGGAATATTCTTTTGTTACAACAACGTGCCAAAGCACAGAAACAAATGCTTATGTCTCACTTTGTACCCGAGTTGGACGATTATCAGTCACCTAAGGTGTTCGACGCAATGTTATATAGCTGCTGCCCCAATTTACTGGTTGACGCACAATCAGATGCTCCAATCGACATACCTGATTTAGAAGCTACAGGTCCTACAAGCAGCGAAGTCCAACAGTTTGATAAAAGTGTTCATAGAGATATGTCAGAGAGGTATGTTACTGCATCTTCTCTTGATCGTGGCTCTAGTGAACAACACATTGATTGTGAGACCTGGGATGACCTATATCTTGCTGATTTTTTTATGGAGCGTGAGACTATTGTTAATCTATATCTTGCTAACTTTTTTacggagaatgaggatgagattCCACCAGGTGAAATGCCTTCGAATGAAACAATACTTGATGTTGAGCATGGAAAAGATGAAGGTATTCTAATGATGGTGAGTGTACCACATATTGCTTTCTCAATGAAATTCGACAACACTTATAAGGATTATTCGACCATAGTTGTGGTCAATTTCAAG gaatacatttcaagtccaaGTATCAAATGGGTTATACAGTGA
- the LOC104229589 gene encoding uncharacterized protein isoform X1, translated as MLMSHFVPELDDYQSPKVFDAMLYSCCPNLLVDAQSDAPIDIPDLEATGPTSSEVQQFDKSVHRDMSERYVTASSLDRGSSEQHIDCETWDDLYLADFFMERETIVNLYLANFFTENEDEIPPGEMPSNETILDVEHGKDEGILMMVSVPHIAFSMKFDNTYKDYSTIVVVNFKVIPEKSSCRTNTTFIDQLLSTQFPFNPGIHFKSKYQMGYTVNMETLPLMGSTCMFFFFVYANPMTHVWDSIGHSLHHHYCARYFTRPTTDFNAPHLGLVLNVAGQFHREGTAQVLQIVIAGKTGVNPRAQVTFEMHVVFDPGGGPLDVPILEARDGVFEATLNAIATLFIYNAPLSVDTLDLQDWKTSIHEFTKLEYGLSYFGFYSLINHIL; from the coding sequence ATGCTTATGTCTCACTTTGTACCCGAGTTGGACGATTATCAGTCACCTAAGGTGTTCGACGCAATGTTATATAGCTGCTGCCCCAATTTACTGGTTGACGCACAATCAGATGCTCCAATCGACATACCTGATTTAGAAGCTACAGGTCCTACAAGCAGCGAAGTCCAACAGTTTGATAAAAGTGTTCATAGAGATATGTCAGAGAGGTATGTTACTGCATCTTCTCTTGATCGTGGCTCTAGTGAACAACACATTGATTGTGAGACCTGGGATGACCTATATCTTGCTGATTTTTTTATGGAGCGTGAGACTATTGTTAATCTATATCTTGCTAACTTTTTTacggagaatgaggatgagattCCACCAGGTGAAATGCCTTCGAATGAAACAATACTTGATGTTGAGCATGGAAAAGATGAAGGTATTCTAATGATGGTGAGTGTACCACATATTGCTTTCTCAATGAAATTCGACAACACTTATAAGGATTATTCGACCATAGTTGTGGTCAATTTCAAGGTAATTCCAGAGAAATCATCTTGTCGTACTAATACCACTTTTATTGACCAACTTCTTTCGACTCAATTTCCATTTAATccaggaatacatttcaagtccaaGTATCAAATGGGTTATACAGTGAATATGGAGACACTGCCATTGATGGGATCTACTTGCATGTTTTTCTTCTTCGTATATGCTAACCCTATGACTCATGTGTGGGATTCCATAGGGCACTCGTTGCATCATCATTATTGCGCTCGCTATTTTACTAGGCCAACAACTGACTTTAATGCTCCACATCTTGGTTTAGTTCTAAATGTTGCTGGACAATTTCACAGAGAAGGAACTGCACAAGTCCTTCAAATTGTCATAGCTGGGAAAACGGGGGTAAATCCGAGAGCCCAAGTTACTTTTGAAATGCATGTAGTCTTCGATCCGGGAGGAGGCCCTTTGGATGTACCAATTCTTGAAGCCAGAGATGGTGTCTTTGAAGCAACCTTAAATGCCATAGCTACGCTATTTATATACAATGCACCTCTCTCTGTTGACACCCTTGATCTTCAAGATTGGAAAACAAGTATTCATGAATTTACCAAGTTAGAATATGGCTTGTCATATTTTGGTTTTTATTCCCTTATAAATCACATTCTATAG